The proteins below come from a single Triticum aestivum cultivar Chinese Spring chromosome 5D, IWGSC CS RefSeq v2.1, whole genome shotgun sequence genomic window:
- the LOC100682449 gene encoding abscisic acid 8'-hydroxylase 3, translated as MAFFLLLLCILISAAIVSYAHHVIRRQRQGCAHGHGRHEQAALKLPPGSMGLPYIGETLQLYSQDPSVFLSSKQKRYGEIFKTHLLGCPCVMLASPEAARFVLVSRAHLFKPTYPRSKERLIGPSALFFHQGDYHLRLRRLVQGPLGPEALRKLVPDIEAAVRATLAAWADGDAASTFHAMKRLSFDVGIVTIFGGRLDERRKEELRRNYAVVEKGYNSFPNSFPGTLYYKAIQARRRLNGVLSDILHERRERGEPGDDLLGCLMRSRAGGDDDGDEGALLTDEQVADNVIGVLFAAQDTTASVLTWIVKYLHDRPKLLEAVRAEHAAIHEANDGGRRPLTWAQTRSMTLTHRVILESLRMASIISFTFREAVADVEYKGFLIPKGWKVMPLFRNIHHSPDYFQDPQKFDPSRFKVAPRPSTFTPFGSGVHACPGNELAKLEMLVLIHHLVTGYRWEVVGSSDDVEYSPFPVPRHGLLARLRRDDSVCVGRKGCPTEDNYDDDDEVIV; from the exons atggccttcttcctcctcctcctgtgcatCCTCATTTCTGCGGCCATCGTGTCCTACGCCCACCACGTAATCCGGCGGCAGCGCCAGGGCTGCGCTCATGGTCATGGTCGCCATGAGCAAGCCGCCCTCAAGCTGCCCCCTGGCTCCATGGGCCTGCCTTACATCGGCGAGACCCTCCAGCTCTACTCCCAGGACCCCAGCGTCTTCCTCTCCTCCAAGCAGAAGCGGTACGGCGAGATCTTCAAGACGCACCTCCTCGGCTGCCCGTGCGTGATGCTGGCGAGCCCGGAGGCGGCGCGGTTCGTGCTGGTGTCGCGGGCGCACCTCTTCAAGCCGACGTACCCGCGGAGCAAGGAGCGCCTCATCGGCCCGTCGGCGCTCTTCTTCCACCAGGGCGACTACCACCTCCGCCTCCGCAGGCTCGTCCAGGGCCCGCTCGGCCCCGAGGCCCTGCGCAAGCTCGTGCCGGACATCGAGGCCGCCGTGCGGGCCACCCTCGCGGCCTGGGCGGACGGCGACGCCGCCAGCACCTTCCACGCCATGAAGAGG CTCTCGTTCGACGTCGGCATCGTGACGATCTTCGGCGGGCGGCTGGACGAGCGGCGgaaggaggagctccggcggaACTACGCCGTCGTGGAGAAAGGCTACAACTCCTTCCCCAACAGCTTCCCCGGGACGCTATACTACAAGGCGATCCAG GCGAGGCGGCGGCTGAACGGCGTGCTGAGCGACATCCTGCACGAGCGGCGGGAGCGTGGCGAGCCCGGCGACGACCTGCTCGGCTGCCTCATGCGGtcgcgggccggcggcgacgacgacggcgacgagggcgCGCTGCTCACGGACGAGCAGGTCGCCGACAACGTCATCGGCGTGCTGTTCGCGGCGCAGGACACGACGGCCAGCGTGCTCACCTGGATCGTCAAGTACCTCCACGACCGCCCGAAGCTGCTGGAGGCCGTCCGGGCGGAGCACGCGGCGATCCACGAGGCCAACGACGGCGGGAGGCGGCCGTTGACATGGGCGCAGACGAGGAGCATGACGCTGACGCACAGG GTGATTTTGGAGAGCCTGAGGATGGCGAGCATCATCTCCTTCACGTTCCGGGAGGCCGTGGCCGACGTGGAGTACAAAG GGTTTCTTATCCCCAAGGGGTGGAAGGTGATGCCGCTCTTCAGGAACATCCATCACAGCCCGGACTACTTCCAGGATCCACAGAAGTTCGACCCTTCGAGATTCAAG GTGGCGCCGCGGCCGAGCACCTTCACGCCGTTCGGGAGCGGGGTGCACGCGTGCCCCGGGAACGAGCTGGCCAAGCTCGAGATGCTGGTGCTCATCCACCACCTGGTCACCGGCTACAG GTGGGAGGTTGTTGGATCGAGCGACGACGTCGAGTACAGCCCATTCCCTGTTCCCCGCCATGGCCTGCTCGCCAGGTTACGGCGAGATGACAGCGTCTGCGTGGGTAGGAAGGGGTGCCCGACTGAGGACAactacgacgacgacgacgaagtgaTAGTGTGA